In Flavobacterium lacustre, a genomic segment contains:
- a CDS encoding bifunctional nuclease family protein, with protein MSLVKLSIKGISYSQTQNGAYALILNEVDGERKLPIVIGAFEAQSIAIALEKEIKPPRPLTHDLFKNFADRFDIVVKQVIIHKLVDGVFYSSIICERDKIEEIIDARTSDAIALALRFNAPIFTYKNILDKAGIYLKTNLNDSNKDSQEIDDVLSNPETFGQEVESNESGSTYSKHSLIELNELLSQAVEHEDYEKAAKIRDEISKRES; from the coding sequence ATGAGCTTAGTTAAATTATCTATAAAAGGAATTTCTTACAGTCAAACTCAAAACGGAGCTTATGCATTGATTTTGAACGAAGTTGACGGCGAAAGAAAATTACCCATTGTCATCGGTGCTTTTGAGGCGCAGTCTATTGCTATTGCGTTAGAAAAAGAAATAAAACCTCCTCGCCCTTTGACACATGATTTATTCAAAAATTTTGCTGACCGGTTTGATATTGTAGTAAAACAAGTGATTATTCACAAATTAGTAGACGGTGTTTTTTATTCCAGCATCATTTGCGAAAGAGATAAAATTGAAGAAATAATAGATGCTCGTACTTCTGACGCTATTGCTTTGGCTTTGCGATTTAATGCTCCCATTTTTACCTATAAAAACATATTGGACAAAGCAGGAATTTATTTAAAAACAAACCTCAACGACAGCAATAAAGATTCTCAAGAAATTGACGACGTGCTTTCTAACCCTGAAACTTTTGGACAAGAAGTAGAAAGTAATGAATCTGGCAGCACCTATTCTAAACACAGTTTAATTGAATTGAACGAACTACTTTCGCAAGCTGTTGAGCATGAAGATTACGAAAAAGCAGCAAAAATCCGAGACGAAATTTCAAAAAGAGAATCATAA
- a CDS encoding pyruvate dehydrogenase complex E1 component subunit beta, with protein MRTIQFREAICEAMSEEMRHDESIYLMGEEVAEYNGAYKASKGMLAEFGEKRVIDTPIAELGFTGIAVGSAMNGCRPIVEYMTFNFCLVGIDQIINNAAKMRQMTGGQFNVPIVFRGPTASAGQLGATHSQALENWFANTPGLKVVVPSTVYDAKGLLKSAIRDNDPVIFMESEQMYGDKGEVPDGEYTIPLGVADIKREGTDVTIVSFGKIIKEAFIAADELAKEGISCEIIDLRTVRPLDFETILTSVRKTNRLVILEEAWPFASVSSEITYLVQERAFDFLDAPIQRITTADTPAPYSPVLLKEWLPNSEDVIKAVKKVLYKK; from the coding sequence ATGAGAACGATACAATTTAGAGAGGCCATTTGCGAAGCGATGAGTGAAGAAATGCGTCACGATGAGTCGATATACTTAATGGGTGAAGAAGTTGCAGAATATAACGGAGCTTATAAAGCATCTAAAGGAATGCTTGCTGAGTTTGGTGAAAAAAGAGTAATTGATACTCCAATTGCTGAACTTGGATTTACAGGTATTGCTGTAGGTTCTGCCATGAATGGATGTCGTCCGATTGTTGAATACATGACCTTCAACTTTTGTTTAGTTGGAATTGATCAAATTATTAATAATGCAGCCAAAATGCGTCAAATGACAGGAGGACAGTTTAATGTGCCTATCGTTTTTCGTGGACCAACTGCTTCTGCAGGACAATTGGGAGCAACACACTCGCAGGCTTTAGAGAATTGGTTTGCCAATACTCCAGGTCTAAAAGTAGTAGTTCCATCAACAGTTTATGATGCTAAAGGACTTTTGAAATCAGCTATTCGTGATAATGACCCTGTGATTTTCATGGAATCTGAGCAAATGTACGGTGACAAAGGTGAAGTTCCAGATGGTGAATATACAATTCCGCTTGGTGTTGCAGATATCAAACGTGAAGGAACAGATGTAACGATTGTTTCTTTTGGAAAAATTATCAAAGAAGCTTTTATTGCTGCTGATGAATTAGCAAAAGAAGGAATTTCATGTGAAATTATCGATTTGAGAACAGTTCGTCCTTTAGATTTCGAAACGATATTGACTTCGGTAAGAAAAACAAACCGTTTGGTAATTCTTGAAGAGGCTTGGCCTTTTGCAAGTGTTTCTTCGGAAATTACTTATTTAGTTCAAGAACGTGCTTTTGATTTCTTGGATGCGCCAATCCAAAGAATTACAACAGCTGATACGCCTGCGCCATACTCTCCGGTTTTATTGAAAGAATGGTTGCCTAATTCAGAAGATGTAATTAAAGCAGTTAAAAAAGTACTTTACAAAAAATAG
- a CDS encoding electron transfer flavoprotein subunit beta/FixA family protein — MKILVCISHVPDTTSKINFTNGDSEFDTTGVQYVINPNDEFGLTRAIWFQEQQGATVTVINVGGPETEPTLRKALAIGANEAIRINANPADGFFVAKQLAEVIKNGEYDIIIAGKESLDYNGGMVPGMIAGILGYNFLNSCVSLTVEGTNVKAVREIDGGKETVSTTLPLIIGCQKGLVEEKDLRIPNMRGIMTARTKTLSIVEPIAAAVNTKAVKFEKPAAKSAVKLISSDNLDELINLLHNEAKVI; from the coding sequence ATGAAAATATTAGTTTGCATCAGTCACGTTCCTGATACTACTTCAAAAATCAATTTTACCAATGGCGATTCTGAATTTGATACCACTGGTGTTCAATATGTGATAAATCCCAATGACGAATTTGGCTTAACCCGTGCCATTTGGTTTCAAGAACAACAAGGAGCAACAGTTACAGTTATAAATGTTGGAGGACCAGAAACTGAACCTACCTTAAGAAAAGCATTAGCAATTGGAGCTAATGAAGCAATTCGTATAAATGCCAATCCGGCTGATGGTTTTTTTGTTGCAAAACAATTAGCCGAAGTCATTAAAAATGGTGAATATGATATCATTATCGCCGGAAAAGAATCTTTAGATTATAACGGAGGAATGGTTCCCGGTATGATAGCAGGAATCTTAGGATATAATTTTTTAAATTCTTGTGTAAGCCTAACCGTAGAAGGAACAAACGTAAAAGCAGTTCGTGAAATAGATGGCGGAAAAGAAACTGTTAGTACTACTTTACCTTTAATTATTGGCTGTCAAAAAGGACTTGTCGAAGAAAAAGATTTACGTATTCCGAATATGAGAGGAATTATGACAGCTAGAACAAAAACACTTTCAATAGTAGAACCTATTGCTGCTGCAGTAAACACAAAAGCGGTAAAATTTGAAAAACCAGCCGCAAAATCAGCGGTGAAGTTAATATCTTCAGACAATTTAGATGAACTAATCAACTTATTACACAACGAAGCTAAAGTAATATAA
- a CDS encoding DUF5686 and carboxypeptidase-like regulatory domain-containing protein, whose translation MKNAPLFILFFFVVSANFLFAQTKVSGIVVDKTNQPIPYANVVFKDSNIGIVTNEDGRFYIESEKTFTSLIISSVGFSEKEIALDKPVNYNFKIQLSEAETLNEVVVFAGKTSKKNNPALDILRKIWERKRKNGLYLFDQYQMEKYEKVEFDMNTIDSAFMKNKIFKGMEFIFNQVDTSRITGKTYLPIFINEALYDVYGDNKIKKQKENIKANKTSGFNGNQQILSFVKDLYSDYNIYDNHLTFFDKSFTSPLSKTGIDVYNYVLRDSAYVDKKWCYNIVFYPRRKNELTFKGDFWVNDTTYAIKKINMAVTKSANINWIKDIYIEQEFEVMNDSVFLLTRDYMMSDFALNKKEKSKGVYGKRTTLYRDHKFNAEKPTAFYKDEVNYSDNEVYNKSDEYWEKNRFENLSKDELGVYKMLDTLQTVKKFKQLYSLVSILGSGYVEFKNFDYGPIFSSFGFNEVEGVRLRAGGRTYFGPNDPWRVQAFTAYGFDDNKFKYGISGKWMVDKKNRIILSGGNRRDIEQIGASLTTTNDVMGRSFASSALFSTGSNGKLTNINLSSLTFEIEPVKNLIFQTGFSYRTLESASPIFSLDYYTTLPSTTNPAGTVKSDVKQSEANIQIEYMPNRKTIGFGVERDVVDSPYSRFFVNYSHGFKGVLDSDFKYEKLQLYYKQPIIIGPLGRTNFILEAGKTFGTIPLGLMSVIPGNQTYFSIENTFSNLNFYEFVTDQYATLQWNHNFNGRLFSRIPFMRKLNWREIIGVKGVYGTISDANRAINASGLPYNAPENVYWEYNAGIGNIFKVFRIDFSWRGSYLNTPDTQKFAIKGSFGFYF comes from the coding sequence ATGAAAAATGCCCCTTTATTTATATTATTTTTTTTCGTTGTCTCTGCAAATTTTCTTTTTGCACAAACCAAAGTCAGCGGTATTGTTGTTGATAAAACGAATCAGCCTATTCCGTATGCCAATGTTGTTTTTAAAGATTCTAATATAGGAATTGTCACTAACGAAGACGGTCGGTTTTACATAGAATCTGAAAAAACATTCACTTCTTTAATAATATCATCGGTAGGATTTTCTGAAAAGGAAATTGCGTTGGATAAACCCGTTAATTACAATTTCAAAATTCAGCTTAGCGAGGCAGAAACGTTAAATGAAGTTGTGGTATTTGCCGGTAAAACTTCAAAAAAGAATAATCCTGCGCTGGATATCCTTAGAAAAATATGGGAGAGAAAGCGTAAAAATGGATTGTATCTTTTTGATCAATATCAAATGGAAAAATATGAAAAAGTAGAGTTTGATATGAATACGATTGATAGTGCTTTTATGAAAAATAAGATTTTCAAAGGCATGGAATTTATCTTTAATCAAGTAGATACTTCGCGAATTACCGGTAAAACGTATTTGCCAATCTTTATCAATGAAGCTTTGTATGATGTATATGGCGATAACAAAATCAAAAAGCAGAAAGAAAACATAAAAGCGAATAAAACGTCTGGCTTTAATGGGAATCAGCAAATTTTGTCTTTTGTAAAAGATTTGTATTCGGACTATAATATTTATGATAATCACCTTACTTTTTTTGATAAAAGTTTCACCAGTCCGTTGTCAAAAACCGGTATTGATGTTTATAATTACGTTTTGAGAGACAGCGCTTACGTTGATAAAAAATGGTGTTATAATATTGTTTTTTATCCAAGACGTAAAAACGAATTGACTTTTAAAGGTGATTTTTGGGTAAATGATACCACTTATGCCATCAAGAAAATTAATATGGCTGTTACCAAAAGTGCCAATATCAACTGGATAAAAGACATTTATATTGAGCAGGAATTTGAAGTAATGAACGATTCCGTTTTTCTATTGACCCGGGATTATATGATGTCGGATTTTGCTTTAAACAAAAAAGAAAAATCAAAAGGCGTTTATGGAAAACGTACTACTTTATATAGAGACCATAAATTCAATGCCGAAAAACCTACTGCTTTTTATAAAGATGAGGTTAATTATAGCGATAATGAAGTCTACAACAAATCCGACGAATATTGGGAGAAAAACCGATTTGAAAATTTAAGTAAAGACGAATTAGGGGTTTATAAAATGCTGGATACCTTGCAAACGGTCAAGAAATTTAAACAATTATACAGCTTAGTTTCGATACTTGGCAGTGGTTATGTCGAATTTAAGAACTTTGATTATGGGCCTATATTTTCTTCTTTTGGGTTCAATGAAGTCGAAGGCGTTCGTTTGCGAGCAGGCGGAAGAACGTATTTTGGACCTAATGATCCTTGGCGAGTTCAAGCGTTCACCGCATATGGTTTTGATGATAATAAATTTAAATATGGAATTTCGGGAAAATGGATGGTCGATAAGAAAAATCGAATCATTCTTTCGGGAGGAAATAGACGCGATATCGAACAAATAGGCGCCAGTTTAACCACAACAAACGATGTCATGGGCAGGAGTTTTGCTTCCTCGGCATTATTTTCTACCGGCAGTAATGGCAAATTGACGAATATTAATTTGAGCAGTCTTACTTTCGAGATAGAACCTGTAAAAAATCTGATTTTCCAAACGGGATTCTCCTATCGAACATTGGAATCTGCTTCGCCCATTTTTAGTTTAGATTATTACACTACTTTACCAAGCACAACAAATCCTGCAGGAACGGTTAAAAGTGACGTAAAACAATCCGAAGCGAACATTCAAATTGAGTACATGCCCAACCGAAAAACAATTGGTTTTGGCGTCGAGCGCGATGTGGTAGACAGTCCATACAGTCGCTTTTTTGTGAACTACAGTCACGGATTCAAAGGAGTTTTAGATTCAGATTTTAAATATGAAAAACTGCAGTTGTATTACAAACAACCTATAATAATAGGGCCATTGGGACGTACAAATTTTATTCTTGAGGCTGGTAAAACCTTCGGGACCATTCCTTTGGGATTAATGAGCGTGATTCCAGGAAACCAAACGTATTTCAGTATCGAAAACACATTTAGCAATCTTAATTTTTATGAATTTGTAACCGATCAATACGCGACTTTGCAATGGAATCACAATTTCAACGGAAGACTTTTTTCGAGAATTCCATTTATGCGAAAATTAAATTGGCGTGAAATTATAGGAGTCAAAGGCGTTTACGGAACCATTTCGGATGCCAATCGAGCTATCAATGCGTCAGGTTTGCCGTACAACGCGCCCGAAAACGTTTATTGGGAATACAACGCCGGAATAGGAAATATTTTCAAAGTCTTTCGTATCGATTTCTCTTGGAGAGGCAGTTATTTGAATACGCCGGACACACAGAAATTTGCTATCAAAGGTTCGTTTGGTTTTTATTTCTAG
- a CDS encoding DNA-3-methyladenine glycosylase family protein, producing MQQAIHYLSEKDPIFKTIVEKYGLPVIPVRPQGFETLVLLILEQQVSIDSAKATFLKLKAKHNHFIPEKLLESSDEEFRNLGVSRQKTSYIKALATALLNKDLDLESLPTKSAQEVREELIKIKGIGHWTIDIYLMFCLQAPDLIPLGDIAVINTIKELLNIHDKEEMERYALQWSPHRSVATFLLWHYYLKQRNRTVVY from the coding sequence ATGCAACAAGCTATCCATTATCTTTCGGAAAAAGACCCTATTTTTAAGACCATCGTCGAAAAATACGGATTGCCGGTCATTCCAGTTCGGCCGCAAGGTTTCGAGACTTTAGTATTGCTTATTTTAGAACAGCAAGTTTCTATCGATTCGGCGAAAGCCACTTTTTTGAAATTAAAAGCTAAGCACAATCATTTTATACCGGAAAAACTACTTGAATCCTCCGATGAAGAATTTAGGAATCTGGGAGTAAGCCGACAAAAAACGTCTTATATCAAAGCTTTGGCGACAGCCTTGTTAAATAAAGACCTTGATTTAGAAAGTTTGCCAACTAAATCAGCACAAGAAGTTCGGGAAGAGCTCATTAAAATCAAAGGAATTGGACATTGGACGATTGATATTTATTTAATGTTTTGTTTACAAGCACCAGATTTAATTCCACTTGGCGATATAGCTGTAATAAACACCATAAAAGAATTGCTGAATATTCATGACAAAGAGGAAATGGAAAGGTATGCTCTGCAATGGAGTCCGCATCGTTCCGTGGCTACTTTTTTGCTTTGGCATTATTATTTAAAGCAAAGAAACAGAACCGTTGTGTATTAA
- a CDS encoding electron transfer flavoprotein subunit alpha/FixB family protein, producing the protein MSILIYAEYAEGKFKKVALELASYAKKVAETLGTTVTAVTINAGDVSELSKYGVDKVLKVNNDKLSGFTAKAYADVIKQAAQKEASKLILLSSTTDSLYLSSLVAVALEAGFTSNVVGLPVSTSPFQVKRTAFSNKAFNTTEITTDIKILGLAKNSYGIFENASTLTQEDFNPTIGENDFGVKVESVEKGSGKVSIADADIVVSGGRGLKGPENWGMIEELASVLGAATACSKPVSDLGWRPHGEHVGQTGKPVATNLYIAIGISGAIQHIAGVNSSKVKVVINSDPEAPFFKVADYGIVGDAFEIVPKLIEKLKAFKAQHS; encoded by the coding sequence ATGTCAATATTAATATACGCAGAATACGCAGAAGGAAAATTCAAAAAAGTAGCTTTGGAGTTAGCATCTTATGCAAAAAAAGTAGCTGAAACTTTAGGAACAACAGTGACAGCTGTAACCATCAATGCTGGAGACGTTTCTGAATTGTCAAAATACGGAGTTGATAAAGTTCTAAAAGTAAATAATGATAAATTATCCGGTTTTACGGCCAAAGCTTATGCAGATGTAATTAAACAAGCAGCACAAAAAGAAGCCTCAAAACTAATTTTACTGTCATCAACAACAGATAGCTTATACCTTTCATCACTTGTAGCAGTAGCTTTAGAAGCTGGCTTTACATCGAACGTGGTTGGATTACCAGTCAGCACTTCTCCTTTTCAGGTAAAAAGAACTGCTTTTTCAAACAAAGCTTTTAACACAACAGAAATCACAACCGATATAAAAATTCTTGGTCTGGCCAAAAACTCATATGGTATTTTCGAAAACGCATCTACTTTAACTCAGGAAGATTTCAACCCAACAATTGGAGAGAATGATTTTGGTGTAAAAGTAGAATCAGTAGAAAAAGGTTCCGGAAAAGTCTCTATTGCCGATGCAGATATTGTAGTTTCTGGCGGACGCGGATTAAAAGGTCCTGAAAACTGGGGAATGATTGAAGAATTAGCATCAGTACTTGGAGCTGCAACTGCATGTTCAAAACCAGTTTCGGATTTAGGCTGGAGACCTCACGGAGAACACGTTGGGCAAACCGGAAAACCAGTGGCTACCAATTTATACATCGCCATAGGAATTTCAGGAGCAATACAACACATTGCAGGAGTGAATTCATCTAAAGTAAAAGTAGTCATTAACAGTGATCCTGAAGCACCTTTCTTCAAAGTAGCCGACTACGGAATAGTAGGTGATGCCTTTGAAATTGTGCCTAAATTAATTGAAAAATTAAAAGCATTTAAGGCTCAGCATTCTTAA
- a CDS encoding inorganic diphosphatase translates to MTADKLKTFDVLIEIPRGSRNKYEYDFAIKRMRFDRMLFSSMMYPADYGFIPETLALDGDPLDVLVLVNEPTFPGCVMEVKPIGVFHMADDKGPDEKVICVPVSDPIWNSLENLSDINPHLLKEIEHFFQVYKDLENKVVDVEGWGDVNEAYAIIKECTERFNEIENKPEGLFSIK, encoded by the coding sequence ATGACTGCAGACAAATTAAAAACTTTCGATGTATTAATCGAAATACCAAGAGGAAGTAGAAACAAATACGAATACGATTTTGCAATAAAAAGAATGCGTTTTGACAGAATGTTATTCTCATCGATGATGTATCCCGCAGATTACGGCTTTATTCCTGAAACTTTAGCATTAGATGGAGATCCATTAGATGTTTTGGTATTGGTAAACGAACCAACTTTTCCTGGATGTGTGATGGAAGTGAAGCCAATTGGAGTTTTCCACATGGCAGATGACAAAGGACCAGACGAAAAAGTAATTTGTGTACCGGTTTCAGACCCAATTTGGAATTCATTAGAAAATTTATCAGACATCAATCCTCACTTGTTAAAAGAGATTGAGCATTTCTTTCAAGTATACAAAGATTTGGAAAACAAGGTAGTAGATGTTGAAGGTTGGGGAGATGTAAATGAGGCATATGCTATTATTAAAGAATGCACGGAGCGTTTCAATGAAATTGAAAACAAACCGGAAGGATTATTTAGCATAAAATAA
- a CDS encoding isoamylase early set domain-containing protein: MSIKKQFIKTKPVCKVTFSVDAKDAAAVSVVGDFNNWSAEAGAMSKLKNGTFKVTYDLNKDTSYEFKYIIDGAFVNEPEADSYIWNDFAGAENSLLLL, from the coding sequence ATGTCAATAAAGAAACAATTTATAAAAACAAAACCAGTTTGTAAAGTTACGTTCTCAGTAGATGCAAAGGATGCTGCCGCAGTATCTGTTGTTGGAGATTTTAATAACTGGAGTGCAGAAGCAGGAGCAATGAGCAAGTTAAAAAACGGTACTTTTAAAGTAACGTATGATTTAAACAAAGATACATCTTACGAATTTAAATATATTATAGATGGAGCTTTTGTAAATGAGCCAGAAGCAGATTCTTATATTTGGAATGATTTTGCTGGAGCAGAAAATAGTCTTTTACTATTGTAA
- a CDS encoding thymidylate synthase, protein MKQYLDLVQHVMQNGFQKGDRTGTGTKSVFGYQMRFDLNEGFPMVTTKKLHLKSIIYELLWFLKGDTNIKYLQENGVKIWDAWADANGDLGPVYGHQWRNWNSEEIDQITELITELKTNPNSRRMLVSAWNPSVLPDTKLSFDDNVANNKAALPPCHAFFQFYVADGKLSCQLYQRSADIFLGVPFNIASYALLTMMIAQVCELKVGEFVHTFGDAHIYNNHFEQLELQLSREPKPLPKMILNPEIKNIFDFDFDDFTLEGYDPHAGIKGSVAV, encoded by the coding sequence ATGAAGCAATATTTAGACTTAGTACAACACGTTATGCAAAACGGTTTTCAAAAAGGAGATCGGACAGGAACGGGAACAAAAAGTGTTTTTGGTTATCAAATGCGTTTTGATTTAAATGAAGGTTTTCCAATGGTAACCACCAAAAAATTACATCTAAAATCTATTATTTATGAATTGCTTTGGTTCTTGAAAGGTGATACAAATATCAAGTATCTTCAAGAAAACGGCGTTAAAATATGGGATGCTTGGGCTGATGCCAATGGCGATTTAGGACCAGTTTATGGTCACCAATGGCGCAATTGGAACAGTGAAGAAATTGATCAGATCACCGAATTAATTACCGAATTAAAAACGAATCCAAACAGTCGAAGAATGCTGGTTTCAGCTTGGAACCCATCCGTTCTGCCTGATACCAAACTATCATTTGATGACAATGTAGCCAATAATAAAGCTGCTTTACCACCGTGTCATGCGTTCTTTCAGTTTTATGTGGCTGACGGAAAATTGTCCTGCCAATTGTATCAACGTAGTGCCGATATTTTCCTGGGAGTTCCTTTTAATATCGCTTCTTATGCACTGCTAACAATGATGATCGCTCAAGTTTGCGAGTTAAAAGTAGGTGAATTTGTCCATACTTTTGGCGACGCACATATTTACAACAATCATTTTGAACAACTCGAATTACAATTATCACGTGAACCAAAACCACTTCCAAAGATGATTTTGAATCCGGAAATAAAAAACATTTTCGATTTTGATTTTGATGATTTCACTTTAGAAGGATATGACCCACATGCTGGCATTAAAGGCAGCGTTGCAGTATAA